A single region of the Bifidobacterium asteroides DSM 20089 genome encodes:
- the nrdR gene encoding transcriptional regulator NrdR — protein sequence MHCPFCQNPDTKVVDTRISDDGHAIRRRRECPQCSRRFTTVETSILLVMKRSGNAEPFNRDKVISGVRKACQGRPIDENDLKLLGQQVEEDLRSRGLAQVDSEEVGRAILKPLRELDEVAYLRFASVYRNFSNLEDFQQAIDTLRAEDQSAEEQSATAQS from the coding sequence ATGCACTGTCCTTTCTGTCAGAATCCCGATACCAAGGTTGTGGATACGCGAATCAGCGACGACGGCCATGCCATCAGACGCCGCCGTGAGTGCCCGCAATGCTCGCGTCGGTTCACCACGGTGGAGACCTCAATTCTCCTGGTCATGAAACGCTCAGGCAATGCCGAACCCTTCAACCGCGACAAGGTCATCTCTGGCGTGAGGAAGGCCTGCCAGGGCAGGCCCATCGATGAGAATGACCTGAAGCTCCTAGGCCAGCAGGTTGAAGAGGATCTGCGTTCACGCGGTCTGGCTCAAGTTGATTCGGAAGAGGTCGGCAGGGCCATCCTGAAGCCCCTCAGGGAATTGGACGAGGTGGCATATCTGCGCTTCGCCTCGGTCTACCGCAACTTCAGCAACCTGGAGGACTTCCAGCAGGCCATTGACACCCTGCGCGCCGAAGACCAGTCGGCTGAAGAGCAGTCTGCTACTGCACAGTCATGA
- the rsmH gene encoding 16S rRNA (cytosine(1402)-N(4))-methyltransferase RsmH — MEYRNPPDQEAVDRGMVHRPVLLERCLALARPALGHPGAVAVDCTLGLAGHATAFLKSCPEACLIGIDRDRQALDLAVGRMRDEGLADRFTPVHAPFDQLDQQLDVLGVGQVDLVFMDLGLSSLQIDQRDRGFTYRQDAPLDMRMDTSQQLTAAEVLAEYDQDQLAHIFSRYGEERYAGRIARAIVEARQQQPLTTSAQLDRLVDRVVPRGHRPPGNPAKRVFQALRIEVNGELDRLRRTLPQAILRLAQGGRLVVESYHSLEDRMVKRFMAPGLHVDLPAGMPVVPDQARPYLSDLTHGAIKADPAERERNPRSASVRLRAVEKTGAIPEERRRRLQAEAHGESSDGRHRHVGHGPESRRRS, encoded by the coding sequence ATGGAATATCGCAATCCACCCGATCAGGAGGCCGTGGACAGGGGCATGGTCCATCGTCCCGTCCTGCTGGAACGCTGCCTTGCGCTGGCCCGGCCCGCCTTGGGGCACCCTGGGGCCGTGGCTGTGGATTGCACGCTGGGCCTGGCCGGTCACGCCACCGCCTTCCTAAAGTCCTGCCCTGAGGCCTGTCTTATTGGCATCGACAGGGATCGCCAGGCCCTTGATCTGGCCGTTGGCCGGATGCGAGACGAGGGTCTGGCCGACCGCTTCACACCGGTACATGCCCCCTTTGACCAGCTGGATCAGCAGCTGGATGTGCTGGGTGTAGGCCAGGTTGATCTGGTCTTCATGGATTTGGGGCTGTCCTCCCTGCAGATCGACCAGCGCGACAGGGGGTTCACCTACCGGCAGGACGCTCCGTTGGACATGCGCATGGACACCAGCCAGCAGCTGACGGCCGCAGAGGTCCTGGCCGAGTATGACCAGGATCAGTTGGCCCACATCTTTTCCCGGTACGGGGAGGAACGCTATGCAGGACGCATCGCTCGGGCCATCGTTGAGGCCAGGCAGCAGCAGCCGCTGACCACCTCGGCCCAGCTGGACCGTCTGGTCGACAGGGTTGTGCCGCGTGGCCATCGTCCCCCCGGCAATCCGGCCAAGAGGGTCTTCCAGGCCCTGCGCATCGAGGTCAACGGGGAGCTGGACCGTCTCAGGCGCACCCTGCCCCAGGCCATTCTTCGCTTGGCCCAGGGGGGGCGTCTGGTTGTGGAGTCCTATCACTCCCTGGAGGATCGCATGGTCAAGCGCTTCATGGCGCCTGGGCTGCACGTGGACCTGCCGGCGGGTATGCCGGTGGTACCCGATCAGGCCCGCCCCTATCTGTCGGACCTGACTCATGGGGCGATCAAAGCCGACCCGGCCGAGCGGGAGCGCAACCCCAGGTCCGCCTCAGTGCGCCTGCGGGCCGTGGAGAAGACAGGAGCCATCCCTGAGGAGCGTCGTCGTCGGCTTCAGGCCGAGGCGCATGGTGAGAGTTCAGATGGTCGCCACCGCCATGTCGGCCATGGTCCGGAATCGAGGCGCCGGTCATGA
- the mraZ gene encoding division/cell wall cluster transcriptional repressor MraZ: protein MADTHDADAAPPSLPPMLLGTYTPKMDSKGRLALPAKFRAQLGQGLVMARGQERCVSLLPTEEFRRMAVRIQHTSMGDKSARDYLRVFLSGAVDQVPDKQGRILVPPMLRSYARLTGPVVVIGVGTRAEIWDQDSWSAYLDSKEQGYADIADDVLPAVDC from the coding sequence ATGGCCGATACACACGACGCAGATGCCGCCCCGCCTTCCCTGCCGCCCATGCTTCTGGGCACTTATACGCCCAAGATGGATTCCAAGGGCCGCCTGGCTCTGCCGGCCAAGTTCCGCGCCCAGCTGGGTCAGGGCCTGGTCATGGCCCGCGGCCAGGAGCGCTGCGTCAGCCTGCTGCCCACCGAGGAATTTCGGCGGATGGCCGTGCGCATCCAACACACCTCCATGGGTGACAAGTCAGCCAGGGACTACCTGAGGGTATTTCTGTCCGGCGCCGTCGACCAGGTTCCAGACAAGCAGGGGCGCATCCTGGTTCCGCCTATGCTCCGCTCCTATGCACGGCTGACCGGCCCTGTCGTGGTCATCGGCGTGGGCACCCGTGCTGAGATATGGGATCAGGATTCCTGGTCCGCCTACCTGGATAGCAAGGAGCAGGGTTACGCCGATATTGCCGACGATGTTCTTCCGGCGGTGGATTGCTGA
- a CDS encoding HelD family protein gives MSSYSSQLHEEQAAVDRAYGRLDELRTQARTRLDAVRAAGSHGSPTQRTERDSFANMYEDRLTQLRAVEDRLVFGRLDTAQGGRRYIGRLGLLDSNHEPILTDWRAEAARPFYEATPADHGDIVMRRHITLNFRQVTGIEDEVLDLSAPEVDKAAQGGTLAGEGALMASLSSRRTGQMTDIVATIQAEQDRIIRSPMTRPLVVQGGPGTGKTAVALHRAAYLLYTHRRRLESAGVLIVGPSNAFLHYIDQVLPSLGETGVLSRTMGDLIPGISTERREDPHIARLKGDIRMAEAVANAVAARERVPASLPTVKVDGVAVPMLAVDLEQALVDARRSHQPHNKARNTFVRSALSAMTARYAEGVDYEPGAEELARVTSLLRLNDQVRRTLNLAWLPMNPRWLVNDLWSRPDRLRRFAPWLTPEQIDLLTRQDGAELTVSDIPILDEAMELLGPDPRQADRDQAEKARRDEERRFASDTLAQNGIGTGIVTSQMLLDSINGQDDTQAAAQAAADREWVYGHIVVDEAQELTAMDWRMLVRRCPSRSFTIVGDVAQTAALGGTRSWASTMDKLFGPDGWDLRQLTIDYRNPRQVSNLASSFAASEGLEVSTLKAVREVEGSVSHLRAEDRASLLDQLPDLVSKLAERHLGKDGTGRLAIIVPGALEAEVSSRVHIDKAQEHQITVTTTGHTKGLEFDAVVLVEPGAIQNEAPSRLSAAADLYVAMTRPTQELVIAQTSEDQRLLDLG, from the coding sequence ATGTCGAGCTATTCCTCACAGCTGCATGAAGAGCAGGCGGCGGTGGACAGGGCCTACGGCCGTCTGGACGAGCTGCGGACGCAGGCCAGAACCAGACTGGACGCAGTCCGGGCCGCCGGCTCCCACGGATCCCCCACCCAGCGCACTGAGCGGGATTCCTTCGCCAACATGTATGAGGACCGGCTCACCCAACTGCGGGCTGTGGAGGACCGTCTGGTCTTCGGCCGGCTGGATACGGCCCAGGGCGGCCGACGATACATAGGACGATTGGGCCTGCTTGACAGCAACCACGAGCCCATCCTGACCGACTGGCGGGCCGAGGCCGCACGCCCCTTCTACGAGGCCACGCCGGCGGATCACGGCGACATCGTCATGCGTCGGCACATCACCCTCAACTTTCGCCAGGTCACCGGCATCGAGGATGAGGTTCTGGACCTGTCGGCCCCCGAGGTGGACAAGGCAGCCCAGGGCGGCACACTGGCCGGCGAGGGCGCGCTCATGGCGTCCCTGTCCAGCCGCCGGACCGGCCAGATGACCGACATCGTGGCCACCATCCAGGCCGAACAGGACCGAATCATCCGATCCCCCATGACCCGCCCGTTGGTGGTCCAGGGCGGTCCAGGCACCGGCAAGACGGCCGTGGCCCTGCACCGGGCGGCCTATCTGCTCTACACCCATCGGCGCCGACTGGAGAGTGCAGGCGTGCTGATCGTCGGGCCCAGCAACGCCTTCCTGCACTACATCGACCAGGTCCTGCCCTCCCTGGGCGAGACCGGAGTGCTCAGCCGCACCATGGGGGACCTCATCCCCGGCATCAGCACAGAACGCCGGGAGGACCCGCACATAGCCCGGCTCAAGGGGGACATCCGCATGGCCGAGGCCGTAGCCAACGCCGTCGCCGCCAGGGAGCGGGTGCCTGCCTCCCTGCCCACGGTCAAGGTGGATGGGGTTGCCGTCCCCATGCTGGCTGTCGACCTGGAACAGGCCCTGGTCGATGCCCGCCGCAGCCACCAGCCCCACAACAAGGCCAGGAACACCTTCGTCCGCTCGGCCCTGAGCGCCATGACCGCCCGTTACGCCGAGGGAGTGGATTACGAGCCCGGAGCTGAGGAACTAGCCCGTGTCACTTCCCTGCTGCGGCTGAACGACCAGGTGCGGAGGACACTCAACCTGGCCTGGCTGCCCATGAACCCCCGCTGGCTGGTCAACGACCTCTGGTCCAGGCCGGACCGTCTGCGCCGGTTCGCCCCCTGGCTGACCCCTGAACAGATTGACCTGCTGACCCGGCAGGACGGCGCCGAACTGACCGTATCCGACATCCCCATCCTGGACGAGGCCATGGAACTGCTGGGCCCCGACCCCCGCCAAGCGGATCGAGACCAGGCTGAAAAGGCCCGCCGCGATGAGGAACGCCGGTTCGCCAGCGACACCCTGGCCCAGAATGGCATCGGAACGGGCATCGTGACCTCGCAGATGCTGCTGGATTCCATCAACGGCCAGGACGATACCCAGGCAGCTGCCCAGGCGGCCGCCGACCGCGAATGGGTCTACGGGCACATCGTGGTCGATGAAGCCCAGGAACTGACGGCCATGGACTGGAGGATGCTGGTCCGGCGCTGCCCCTCCCGTTCCTTTACCATTGTCGGGGACGTGGCCCAGACAGCGGCCCTGGGCGGCACCCGATCCTGGGCCTCCACCATGGATAAGCTTTTCGGCCCGGACGGGTGGGACCTGCGGCAGCTGACCATCGACTATCGCAATCCTCGTCAGGTATCCAACCTGGCCTCATCCTTCGCAGCCTCCGAGGGTCTTGAGGTTTCAACACTCAAGGCCGTGCGCGAGGTGGAAGGATCGGTCAGCCACCTAAGGGCAGAGGATCGGGCCAGCCTGCTGGACCAACTGCCCGACTTGGTGAGCAAATTGGCGGAACGTCATCTGGGCAAAGACGGTACCGGACGCCTGGCCATCATCGTTCCCGGCGCTCTGGAAGCCGAGGTCAGCTCGCGGGTGCATATTGATAAGGCTCAGGAGCATCAGATCACAGTCACAACCACCGGTCACACCAAGGGCCTGGAGTTCGACGCCGTGGTTCTGGTTGAGCCTGGGGCCATTCAGAATGAAGCCCCCTCCAGGCTGAGCGCGGCGGCCGACCTCTATGTGGCCATGACGCGACCGACCCAGGAGCTGGTCATCGCCCAGACTTCCGAGGATCAGAGGCTGCTGGACCTGGGATGA